A genomic segment from Lagenorhynchus albirostris chromosome X, mLagAlb1.1, whole genome shotgun sequence encodes:
- the MORF4L2 gene encoding mortality factor 4-like protein 2: MSSRKQGSQTRGQQSADEDNFKKPTRSNMQRSKMRGASSGKKTAGPQQKNLEAALPGRWGGRSAENPPSGSVRKTRKNKQKTPGNGDGGSTSEAPQPPRKKRARADPTVESEEAFKNRMEVKVKIPEELKPWLVEDWDLVTRQKQLFQLPAKKNVDAILEEYANCKKSQGNVDNKEYAVNEVVAGIKEYFNVMLGTQLLYKFERPQYAEILLAHPDAPMSQVYGAPHLLRLFVRIGAMLAYTPLDEKSLALLLGYLHDFLKYLAKNAASLFTASDYKVASAEYHRKAL, encoded by the coding sequence ATGAGTTCCAGAAAGCAGGGTTCTCAAACTCGTGGACAACAATCTGCAGACGAAGACAACTTCAAAAAACCAACTAGAAGCAACATGCAGAGAAGTAAGATGAGAGGGGCCTCCTCAGGAAAGAAGACAGCTGGTCCCCAGCAGAAGAATCTGGAAGCAGCACTACCAGGCAGATGGGGGGGTCGCTCTGCAGAGAACCCCCCTTCAGGGTCCGTGAGGAAGAcaagaaagaacaaacagaagaCCCCTGGGAACGGAGATGGTGGCAGCACCAGCGAAGCACCTCAGCCACCTCGGAAGAAAAGGGCCCGGGCAGACCCCACTGTTGAAAGTGAGGAGGCATTTAAGAATAGAATGGAAGTTAAAGTGAAGATTCCAGAAGAATTAAAACCGTGGCTTGTTGAGGACTGGGACTTAGTTACCAGGCAGAAGCAGCTGTTTCAACTTCCTGCTAAGAAAAATGTAGATGCCATTCTGGAAGAGTATGCTAATTGCAAGAAATCGCAGGGAAATGTTGATAATAAGGAGTATGCAGTTAATGAAGTTGTGGCAGGAATAAAAGAGTATTTCAATGTGATGTTGGGCACTCAGCTGCTCTACAAATTTGAGAGGCCCCAGTATGCCGAAATCCTCTTGGCTCACCCTGATGCACCGATGTCCCAGGTTTATGgggcgccacacctactgagatTATTTGTAAGAATTGGAGCGATGTTGGCATACACGCCCCTTGATGAGAAGAGCCTTGCATTATTGTTGGGCTATTTGCATGATTTCCTAAAATATCTGGCAAAGAATGCTGCGTCTCTCTTTACTGCCAGTGATTATAAAGTGGCTTCTGCTGAGTACCACCGCAAAGCCCTGTGA